The region GGCAAGATTGGTTTTTGGACAGAAACTAGTAGGGATTGTAATGATAGTTAAATTAGTTAGCTCAGAAGGATGTGAAGATGGGTTCAGGAAAAATCATGGAGGAGATTTTTATAGAGTAAATTTCAAGTTAGTCCAGAAACTACATATTGCTTCTCAATTGAGTTCTTAAATATTCCTTTTTATCGCGATTGGGCACTCAAAGGGTTAAAAACCTGTGATAAAATCCCTATTGGAGGTCAAGAGCCTAACTGACCAATTGACCATCTCATTGACTCAACTAGATCGTCTTCTTTTGTCctttcgagtttttttttttttttgggaaaaaaccTTTCAAATTAGCCCTAAATTTCACATTTTTCCTGTCAAGAGAGCATGAATTTCCAGAAGCAAAATTCTTAAGCAACAGCACTGCTTGATAAAAAGATGACATGCTAAGTTCTTCTACCATTCCAAATTTGGCGAAGTTTGCCCTTGATCAACCATCTATCTTCAAGTGCTGGAACATTCTCTCATACCATCCTCAGCTGCTAGTATCTCGGATTTCCTGCCCGAAGCATGCATCCAATATTGTCATTCTATTTGGATCAAATTGATCCATGTTAAATCCAAGGCAATCATAAAAAACACTTCTGCAGCTACAAGAGAATATATTGCACATGAACTTCCAGGCTGAAAGAGAATATATTGCACTGCGAGTACCCTTCTCCACCAAATTACCAATTCAAGCTTAAAAAAGAGATTGGCAAACACTCACACTTGGAACCAAATTACAAGAGTTTAGAAGAAAATCGAGGGAGAAGTTGAAtaaattgagagagagatagaACTAACAACTTACACTGCTAAAATGTAAATCTTATTGCCTGGGTTCCACCATTCTCATACATTCTTATTTACACAATGAACTCTCCTTCTAACTATCTACTAATTTGATGCAACTAGCTCTTAACCAACTAACTAATCTTCACATGCTAAAATATGCTAATCAACACATACAAAATATACTAACAATGACGAACTGTTGCTGCTAAGTTCCTTCCATCAATCTAAACTCTAAAACAACAGTCTAGAGTAATTAAACTTGTAATCCGTTCGCAAACCTTTCCTGGAAATTTAAAGAAGCATAGCATTCTTAACGTGGTAAAAATCAATTCCCCTTATTTTGATCCACAATTCTCAATTTTGTACGGAACTAGCTAGAGATAAAAACCCTGAATAAGAAACttccttctttatttatttatattgagaCATAACATTGCTGTTTTTCAAGGTAACACACAAGAaggaatattattattaataataataaaaaaacaatctccgAGCGATCCCAAGCCCCAAACGAAATCTAGCCAgagcattttattttgttacatATAACACACATGACTGCGAGAATAGATATTGGACGGGTTTGGTTTCACTTCGGAACTCGAAAAAGAAGAGGAATGGGATTGGGAGAAGGTGGAGGCGAGTCCCAAACAGAGAAAGCACTTGCTGAGTTCATCCATTTTGCAGTCATTTCTGGATAATGACGATCAAGGACATCTTTCAGACTCTCTGTTGAATTCACCCATTCAAATCCTTTCTTCGTGTATGTTTCCTCGTTGAAATTGCTTGTGAAGAACCTATCTGCCTCTAGCCTCCTGCATGTCCATGAATCCCTCGGGTCATCAAAACTCATGATATACATGTTGGATCATAGGAATTATAATAACAAGTGATTGATATACGTTTTATGGAAAAAGGTAACTTCTACTTACAAATTACATGTATAAAAACTTTTGCAATAATTTTTCCAGAGGTTGAAATATTCGGACATGAATTAGCATCACCTGGAAAATCTCTTAATTAACATGTTCCGTCTAGTACCAGGTGACTATAGTTAGGTGTGCTCTTTCccaccctctctttttttattaatccacATGGCATAGTGGGCAGTTGTTGAAGAAATAGTTTTTTCAGGGGGCGGCGGCAAAGACAAGTCTCTCAATTTCGACCGATTTTATATTACGAATTTAATAAGAGGAAGTGGGGTTAGATTGGTCACCGCACGCATCTTAcgacaaatataaaatatttacctGGTTGCCATGAGAAGGAATATGATAAAAGCAGTCTCGCTAATTGCAAatcctttaattttcttctctGCCATGAGTCCCACTAGAAGATCGAGCTCTTCCACTTCATCACCGTAGACTTGATGAAGAGCTTCTATCACCTCCTGATCATCCGTTACATCTTCCCATTTTGAGATGGGTATCAGTAGTAGAGCCCTACGAAACTCATTGTACCTCGCAACATTCCTCTCCCTGTCCCGGTAAACTGTGCGACGATTTATTCATATttgatcaaacaaaatatatttgcatTAGCTCCACGTTATTTACATGCGTTAGGCGTATTAATACAAATGTAAATATTCACAATGACTTCCCGAAGAATCATAAGATTATacaaagaattcattttttcaaaatactatTAACTTTTTGTacccaaaaatacttttaatgtcAAATTAAGGAGTTGACTGTAAAAGTACAAGAAAATTTTCTTAAACGTGGAATAATTCCATCAAATCTTCAATTTTgaatagtttttatattcaCAATACGATCATATGAATGGCTAGCGTTACCTTCAAGAGCGGCAAGGTCTACATGATCAGGCCGGTCCATACCATCAACATCCTGTGCTACGACGTCCCTGAGCCACATGGGATAATTCCATGGTTCCAATGCCCCAGAAGCTTGGTGGCCCATTGAAACCATAAGTTTAATAAATCCAATTCCAGATAATGTTTTTTCTCCTCCACGACCTATCAAACTTGGCATAGGTATCCTGCGCGTGCATGCACGAAATCAACAACAACAGAACTTTTCTCCATATTTATCTTCCTTCTTTTTAAATACACTAATTAACAATGTCTAAGATACATTATAATTACGTTGACTAGCGTTCTTATTAGTCTAACCAAGAAAGAATGGTCAATGCATGAAGTTATCAAAATAGGCAATGCTTTTTTGTAAAACAAGAATGGTGAGATCAAGAATCTATTGAACTGTGTTTTGCTTATAAATTAGCAGCTTTTAATAAGAGTACAAGGGATAAAGAACTTgtcttttgaagaaaatatacatacatgtatacatacatacattgtataatgtatgtatgtatgcatgtatatatgtatgcatCTTATTTCAAAAAGAGTAGTAAAAGTTAATTGTATGTACGTATATATGTATGCGTATATACATAGATACAtagatacatacatacatatgtaCATACAATTAACTTGTACGTATGTATCTATGTAtctatgtatgtatgtatatacatatacatacgtACGTACAATTAACTTTTACTATTCTTTTTGGAGATATCTCAAAAAGAATAGTAAAAGTTAATTATAGGAGAGTGCTTTTGCTCCTGCTTCTTTTATAATCAGCATGCTTTCCTTAAATAACTTTAAagtattttatctatttatatattttttgaaaagaaaaaaaaaagaaagaaagaaagaggaaaggGATGTCCAATccattttatcaaaataaaaggcaaCTTGAATTTTACTTGTCAGTTGAAGGCGGAGATTTGTGAGAGTCCGGTGCAGCTGATATGTCTCTAAGCTGAAGGTAATCAGGGAGAAGTGAGTGCATTCTGTAAACAGAGACAAACTCCTCAGTTAATGAATATGGGACACCATGGTTTTCAGGCTTCTTAAGCCCCACAACACCTCCCAAGATAGCTCCTCCAACATGACCAAACTTGTCCTTGAAAGTTTTCCCCAACAACCCATACCTAAAAAACAGAAACGAAggacaataaattaaatttggatCATGGCCAGTATTAATTCGCTGTTATGATCATGTACAGATAGTACATAGCAACCCATGTTATCGGAGCTGGAGGTTCACATACCAATTGCCTCGCATCCCTGCTAATAGTGTATCAGTTTTGAGAAGTTCAACAGTCCAATCAATTGTATGAACTTTTGCAATTACTGCAGAAGTCACTAGCCTTGCATGCCGGTATAGCTCTTCGTCTCCCAAGTCCTTATATTCCCTCTAAACATGCAGCGTATAAAATCAGTTAATCTAtggataaaaatttaatttcaagaaatgaaATTAATGCAACCGCGTATTTCTTATGAATGTgataaaaacacacacacacacacacacaaacctTGAGGGTGTCACAAACTGCGTTATGCTCTTTAACGAAGAGGGCTTGCAAAATGGAAACACCTGCCCAACTATTGCGAACATCTCCTGAAACAGCAATCCCATCTTGGTCATGAAGGAGAAGGCCGTCTTCAGATATCTTGAGCTTCCCATCTTTGAAAGTTCTAACCTTGTGCAACCTTTTTTCATTGCTCCCGTATATAGCACTTCCATCCCTGCGCGTATTAATTTCTTAGAATGTatcaagttcttttttttttttgggcctactattttgaaaaatattgtgaCCGCTGCTATCTAGAATGAGATTTGTTCTATGATGAAATTCTTGCTAGATATGGAATTTAGTGTTTCTCGTGCAATAATATCTTCTTTGGATTGCCTGAGTAcagtattagagaataataaaCATGTGTTTGTTTGTGGGTGTTTTGCTTTTGTGGGGACCTCAaggagtaaaaaaataataaaagagctTTCGATgcatatttgaaaaatacacTGCGATttgtgtatgtatatataataaacTCTATGGATGTTTTCATGGAAACGATTGTGCAAAATTCCTATAAATTGCAATATTGTGCTTGTATTTGCATCGTTTTCTTcccaaattaattgtttttaagattttatatatcttccaaaaaaatgaaattaattaaatgtctCTCTTAAATACCCTATTTTCAAGAAATACAAGACACCGAGCATTTTAGCATCTCAGAATGTGGAAATCTAAATGGAGCTAGCTCACTCATGTGTCCACTGTGGTTTTTATTTACTGAACCCATTAAAATTAGTAAAGTTTTGAAATCCTTTTGATTAAGCTGTTTTTAATTAAGCATCGAAAAATACCACCAAGGTGTACGAATATTCAATGCTCCACTCTTGATATCCCAGAATCCAGTGGGGACTTCCTTCGTCTTGTAAAACCTGAAAGATCTAAGTGGGCATTGATTTGCAACTTCCTTTGGTGCAACAAGCTCAATCTGCAAATATTTAGTTATAATTGGTACAGAAGAAAAACATCAGTTCGTCAAATATCTGATCTTTAAtttgatggtaaaaaaaaatatatatatattataaactcTCATGAGGCCGTACCTGCTCAGTTTCTTCCATGTGATCAACCCAGTCATGTATCATAAACTGAATCCATGAAGCTGCTATCATGTTGAATTGCTTTCCTGTGTCTATAAATTTTTTCCGAGCTAGTAGTCTTGTGGCAACGACCATGGGGTCTGGCTTCTTCAgctacatatataaaatatagataaatcttatattgttaattcataaaaataaaaataaaatttaacgtcttcttgaagaaaatttattgttgttattatatttttctgcTTTTTACAATATCTCTTTTACTGGAATatctttgaaataaaatttataaatctaAACTCGggatcatttaattaaaaataataattatagctATCATTACCATTTCTTAGGGGAAATCATGAGGAACACATATATGTATACGTACCTTATCTTGTTGATTTACTGGGAGAACGTTTCTTCCAAAGAAAGTTCCTTGGCTTCCTGCACCCTCGTTGAAGGGCTCGTTATATTTTCCGTCGGCTGTTCTATACGGATAATCTGCTGGGTTATAACGAACTCCGGTAGGGGTTCTCCCAACATTGAACAAGCTGTACTCCTGGTGAAGGTGCCTCCGTACAGACAAATAAAGCAGGCCTAAGAATACAGGCAACCGATGCCATATCCCCAGCTTATCAATGGAGTGCACAATCTGCACGGATAAAACGTAAATACTAATATTTACATCATGGATTAATAAATTATCTATAGAGAGGAGGAGCAGGGTTTTAccaggaaaagaaaagcatcAATAATGGTCATCCTATCAACAACTTCATGGAAGTCTTGGTGGATGAAACGATGGAGAGATGCACTCGATAATTTTTTGATCAACTCTGTTAGCCGAATCATTTTTGCTTCTTTAGAAACTGTGTTAGCTAGCAAGTGAGATTGATCTCCAAACCCACCTTGCCTATTTATTACATGCCTGCCCATGTGATGTCACCGAAAGGGGCGGCTATGATCGATTTACTACCTCCATTCATTTCTGATGATTATTTTAACGACCGTAAGaaactatttttctatttaaattattacttttaatttactttaacttttattagttataatattctttaattttatatttaaacaacACTGTTAGATATTTTTCAGAagggaaataataaataaagacttCTTAGAAACCTTCAAAGTCTTGGAGTTTTCTCCACGGAAATCAATCaaatcataacctaatttttttataatttagagcagtaagattttaaaaaatcgaGAAACATTTTCCACTCAGAACGGTAGGTCAAGATTAAAAAGTAACAACCAAATAAAAGAGAAGGGCGGCTTTCTATAAAGGATGGCTATACCTCCGTCATTCATTCACGCACGTTGATGTTCTTGAATTCCACACGAGTCATCTCTGGAATCTTACATTGTCTAGGGTTTGATCTGGGACGACGTCGCGTAATATTTtgagtaaaaatattttgttgcggCAATTAGACTACCATaaatctctaaattttttttaattgcgtTAGCAAGATTGTCCCAATATTAGAaagtgtgttatttttttttatttcttttaataaatttagacAGGGTGTTAATCTTGGagaagctaaaaataaaaaattaatattttgacttTTCTTTACTTGTTTTGCACACTTCAAGGGAAAAGccaaacaaaatactaaaatgacTTTTCTCTTCCATAAATGTTATTCCTATATATCTCTCCAAAAAGCCAAAATTAATAAAGTGGagtcactaaaaaaattaaccaattaaatatagccatgtaaaaaaaaataacatcaaatttattaagaaataataagatatttgtTTCTTCCACTCTAATATAAAAActctttaaatgattttttttattgaaatagatatgataaaaaaatatatatttatactatttaaaatattattttattaatttcacttattaaaataacattttgcaTTGAAAATGCTTTAACAATGTTATCTATAAACTCCTCTCGGTATTGGCGCGCCGATTAAAGAATAAAGCTACAAGTTACAGATGTAATTCCCCACGTAATCTACAGCCATTAATTGGTTGACTCGGTCCATCCTCATCCTTAGAAAATTAAACTAGCTATTTTTCCAGAAGGGCGGGCGAGACTGG is a window of Populus nigra chromosome 10, ddPopNigr1.1, whole genome shotgun sequence DNA encoding:
- the LOC133704350 gene encoding alpha-dioxygenase PIOX; translation: MIRLTELIKKLSSASLHRFIHQDFHEVVDRMTIIDAFLFLIVHSIDKLGIWHRLPVFLGLLYLSVRRHLHQEYSLFNVGRTPTGVRYNPADYPYRTADGKYNEPFNEGAGSQGTFFGRNVLPVNQQDKLKKPDPMVVATRLLARKKFIDTGKQFNMIAASWIQFMIHDWVDHMEETEQIELVAPKEVANQCPLRSFRFYKTKEVPTGFWDIKSGALNIRTPWWDGSAIYGSNEKRLHKVRTFKDGKLKISEDGLLLHDQDGIAVSGDVRNSWAGVSILQALFVKEHNAVCDTLKREYKDLGDEELYRHARLVTSAVIAKVHTIDWTVELLKTDTLLAGMRGNWYGLLGKTFKDKFGHVGGAILGGVVGLKKPENHGVPYSLTEEFVSVYRMHSLLPDYLQLRDISAAPDSHKSPPSTDKIPMPSLIGRGGEKTLSGIGFIKLMVSMGHQASGALEPWNYPMWLRDVVAQDVDGMDRPDHVDLAALEVYRDRERNVARYNEFRRALLLIPISKWEDVTDDQEVIEALHQVYGDEVEELDLLVGLMAEKKIKGFAISETAFIIFLLMATRRLEADRFFTSNFNEETYTKKGFEWVNSTESLKDVLDRHYPEMTAKWMNSASAFSVWDSPPPSPNPIPLLFRVPK